The following is a genomic window from Spirochaeta cellobiosiphila DSM 17781.
CCGATGATGGCAAAGTATTCTGGAATCATGGTGAGGACTATATCAGAGAGGGGCTTTGTGATTCAACTTAAAATGATTCCCTAAAATATTTTATTGGCACCTCTTCGAATCAAGAACCTATACTGAAATAATCGTATAGCAACTATTTGCTTAAGAAAGGCAAATACTAGTCAAAGAAACTTGTCATCGAGGTAGTCATGACATTAAGCAAAATCATCATTAGAATTAATGATTACTGAATGCAAAGCCACCAAAAGTGCCTAAGAATGGAAAGAAAATAGTCTGGAGCAGACAAAACATTATAGTGTCAATGGAAACCAACTAAATCTAGATGGAAGATTATTTACGAGACAATAAATAATACCTGTGTGATAGATCTATAAGGTAGGTTATGTCATTAGTCATTTAGCCAGTCCATGTTTCATGAACTCAACAAAATCTTTTAAGTATTTTAATGCATTATCAAGATTGTATTCTTCATCCTTAAAAACTATCTCATCAAAAGAATAGAATAGAAAGGACATTGTCTTGATGAGAAAGTCTTTGGAGAACTCCTCTTTAAACAAGCCTTGCTGGAAAGCGTTTTCTATCATATCATTCAATCCCGATTCATCTGAAGTTTTTAAATCCTCTAATACTTTTTTATATAAGGGAGAACCTTTTTCTTTAGAAAATCTTTTACCTAATTGGTGATAAGCAGGATGTCTTTTGGCGAATTCAATACCCTTTTCCGCTTGAATCAGGAAGATATCAAATAAATCGGGATCCCTATCTGCTACTGTTGTACCAGAAGATGACTTAACAAAGTCCCATTTTTTATTATTCCCTTCCTTTATTAAGTGGAGATAGAGTTCATATTTATTCGCAAATCGGTAATAGAAAGAACCTTTGGGTATCCCTGCCTTTTCAATTATTCTGTTCAAAGAGGCTTCATCGTAGCTTTGAAGGGAGAACTCTTCTAAAGCTTTCTGCATCAGTACTTGATCATCAATTTGTTTTCTAGCCATTAAAAATCCTTCCATTCTGGTATATAACTTTTCGTTAACCCCATGACATCCTGAATGTTTTCTTCCTTTTCTATATATTTATTGCCTTTGACATAATTATTTTTCTCATCAAAATATTTACCATTGGGCTTGTTATCCCATTGATGAGAGGCCCAATAGACATAATTGTTTGCAATACTTGTTGGTGAAGCCGCCGCTTTTGCCTTTTGTTTGTAGACCCATTTCATAAAAGAAGATAAATCAGGATAACGGTCAATATCAACCTTAACAGCGGGAACTCTAAAACAGTTTACACTTATATTGGTTGTACTTAATTGCTTAGATAACCAATAGGTATACATTATTTGAGCTATTTTGGATTGGTAGTATGCATTGACTACATTAAAAGCTCTATTCTCAAATTCCGGATCTTTGAGGTCAACCTTGAGAAATGGTTTCGCCAGTAAACCTTTTGATGCTATGTTGAGAATCCTTCCCTCTTTTGATTGCATTAAGCTCTCCAAAAGTAAGGTGGTTAGCAAGACCGGGCCTAGATGGTTTGTTGCCCATATTGTTTCTAATCCTTCTGAAGTTAGATTTCTTTGCTTTTGGGTTATATCAAATAGGGCGGCATTATTGATAAGAACATCAAGATGATCATAGGCCGTCTTAAATTTATTTACCATTGTTCTTATGGCGTTCAATTCTGCCATATCGGCTATGAAAAGATCTAATGATGCTTCTGGATAGCTGTTTTTTATATCTTTAATGGCTGTTTGGGCTCTCTTTTCGTTCCGACACACCATCACTACATGAAAACCTTCCCTCGCTAGCTGTAGAGTGGCTTCCTTTCCTATACCTGAATTGGCCCCTGTTATAAGGGCAATTTTGTTATTATCTGTGATCATTTTTCCTCTCCTTTTCTTTTTTGCAGGAACACATAGCCTGCATATAAAAAGCCAATACAAACGGCCAATCCTATGATGGCAGGTATAATGATAGATAGACCTGATTCTCCGCCTTCTAAAAGACTCCAGATGATCTTAATAAAGGCCATAAAAATTAATACACATATTCCGCCAAATATGTCCCGCTTCCAAATGACATAAGCTAATCCAGTGAGAGTTACAGGTATGACCAATGTGAAGAGAAAACGGGTTAAGTCCCAGTTGCCCTGAAGGTACTCCATTTCCATTTGTAAGAATGAACTAACCATGGGGGATACATTCTGAGGTACGGGAAACCAAAACATACTGGTAAATAGTAAAAAGATTGTGGCTCCTATTCCTGTAAGACTTTTTTTATAAGCAAAGAAACAGTAGGGAATCAGAAACAAAGGACGAATATACCAACTGAGTTGGTTCTGATGACGAGCAAACACCCAATGGAAAAAGGAAGAATTATTGAGAGCTATAATAATAAATAGGGCTGTAAAAATCATAAACAGGGAACCTAATATCAAGTCTATATGTTTATTTTTCATAGAAAATCTCCTTATTAGACCATGTGGTCTAAACACTCTAAAACAAAACTAATCAATATTATTTGGTCTGTCAATACAAAGTTATTCTGCTTAATAGGGATGATTAATTAGAGGTTTGAAACCTTAATCCTCCCATAGAGACTAGGGGAGGATAGTAAATGAAGAGAAAGGAATTAATTAATAATTTGCCAATTCAGGGGGAAGCTTACCATAATAGTTTTCCACAAAGCTTTTGAGATCTTCCTTCTTTAATAATTGGAAAACACTATTGGATTTGACTTCATAGTCTCCTGTAAAGACATTAGCCTGCTCAGGATAGTTTGTGGATATATAATTTTTTATATGTTCCTGATTATCTACAATAATGATGATGTACTTATTATTTTGTTCAGGATTGAATAGTAGAAATATATGTCCCAGATTAGTTATTTCTCCTGGAGTCACATAAAAGTTAATCCTTATGGGATAATCGGAATTTGTCGTGCTTATTGAATTAATCTCAAAGCTACCTTCGGGATAGGCAAAATTAATATAACCTTCTTCATTTGAGATCCTTTTTATATTGGGCTCATGCTCCATATTTTTAGCTTCTCCAAAAATAAAAGGCCTGCCATCACTGAAATTGCTGACAAAAAATTCACCCTTATGACCGAATCTATGATCTTCACTAATAGTGGTTATCTGGCCTACAACATTTCCATAGAGCTGGGGATCAGCTGTTGCCACAAGATCGTTTTGGAGTGGTGCCGGACGAGAGACACAGCCGCCCAATATCATGAAGACCAGCAAAACAATAAAACCTGTTGATACTCTTTTTATCATCTAAAATCTCCTATATTTCGAATATTGACTAAATCAATAGAAATGTAAAGTAATTTTGTCACCTTAAAAAAAGAGATCAACAGGTCATTAACAGGAGTACAATATTATTCTAAATCAAGGACTTCCTTAGCACAGTATTCGCCTCCAAGTCGCCCTGATGTAAACGAATAAGCTATACCTACACCGTTACCAACATAAGTATCATTGAATAAGACTCCTTCTGATTCTAAACCTACAGCGTATAAGCCTTTAATAGGAATTCTCTTGTCGTTTAGAACCTTGAATTCTGTGTTGACAAGTAATCCACCCACAGATCCTAAGTTATTGATTTGGGCTACGATAGCATAGTAGGGGCCTTCATTACCCATTGGTTCAAGGTATCTAGAATCCTTACCGAATTCCCTATCAACACCATCGCTGATGGCCTTTTGATATTTGGAATAACTATTTAGGAATGTTTCTTTATCTATTCCCGCATTAAAAGCTAATTCTTCTATTGTATTTCCTTTGTATCCATCTCCATTAGCCACCATTTTGTCAAATACAGTTTGAACATCTGTCCATGGAGTATCTAATTTATACTTATCCCGAAAATCGCTATAGAATTCCGGTGGCATACCAGGGAGTTTTGGAGCATGAATCCCTCTCATCCCTTTTGACTCTAATGCTTTGAGCTGGGATTGGGATACGATAACCATGTGATAAGGGCCGTTAAAGGCGCTGGTATTGGCGGCGGCTACTGCCACTAAGGTGGCTCCTTCATCCCGGAATCTGGCCCCATCAGGTCCAACGTTCATAAAGTTGGGGAGATAAGTAAGCATAACAGGGTAGCTGGCTTTAAAGGATTCAAATTCTTTTTTGAGAGCCTTAGTGGCTGGTGCCAATGTCTGATGAAGCATCTGTCCCCCAAAGTTATCAGGAACTTTGGCTCCCACAGCCCAGGCCATTTTAAGTCCTTCTCCGACATTCTGACCAAGACCACCATTTATGCCTTCAAAACCAAAAGCTTCTTTTACCATCTCTTTGTTAGCTGCATAACCACCAGTCGCAATAATAACGGCTGAAGCTTTTAACTCAATCCGATTACCTTCTTCGTCTGTTGCTACGGCACCGATCACTTTGCCTTCCGAATCTGTAATAAGTTCTTTAGCTGTGGTGTTGGTAAGGATCAATCCTCCCTTAGCCTCAACAGTATCATGCAGGATTCCTCTGAGCAGTCCTTCTCTTTGATCATAAGGGGGAAGGGGGTGAAGCTGTTCACCGGCAAAATTAACAAATCCTAATTTATACCCTTTGCTATTAAGCCAGGTATAAGTGTCCTTTGATTTTGTTACATACTGTCGGATGGCTGCTGCATTCACACGCCAGTGATTGTTTTGAATCCAGTCCTTAATGGTCGCTTCTTCGTCTACTTTAAGACCTTTTTGAAGAGCGACTGAGGAATTATAGAATTTACCAGCCCAGGAAAGGTTACTGGCACCACCAATGGTGGAGGTTTTCTCTACAAGAATGACCTTAGCTCCTAGATCAGCAGCAGATATAGCCGCAGAACTTCCGGAAGCTCCTGCACCAATAACAATGATATCCGCACTGTAATTGATGTTTTTTGTTTCTCCCTTATCCACGCCAACAACCATATCATCAGGATTAGCACCTGCTTGTTTGATTGCCGAACTCACTGCTTCCAGCATAGCCT
Proteins encoded in this region:
- a CDS encoding TetR/AcrR family transcriptional regulator; the encoded protein is MARKQIDDQVLMQKALEEFSLQSYDEASLNRIIEKAGIPKGSFYYRFANKYELYLHLIKEGNNKKWDFVKSSSGTTVADRDPDLFDIFLIQAEKGIEFAKRHPAYHQLGKRFSKEKGSPLYKKVLEDLKTSDESGLNDMIENAFQQGLFKEEFSKDFLIKTMSFLFYSFDEIVFKDEEYNLDNALKYLKDFVEFMKHGLAK
- a CDS encoding SDR family NAD(P)-dependent oxidoreductase, with protein sequence MITDNNKIALITGANSGIGKEATLQLAREGFHVVMVCRNEKRAQTAIKDIKNSYPEASLDLFIADMAELNAIRTMVNKFKTAYDHLDVLINNAALFDITQKQRNLTSEGLETIWATNHLGPVLLTTLLLESLMQSKEGRILNIASKGLLAKPFLKVDLKDPEFENRAFNVVNAYYQSKIAQIMYTYWLSKQLSTTNISVNCFRVPAVKVDIDRYPDLSSFMKWVYKQKAKAAASPTSIANNYVYWASHQWDNKPNGKYFDEKNNYVKGNKYIEKEENIQDVMGLTKSYIPEWKDF
- a CDS encoding FAD-dependent oxidoreductase, with the translated sequence MKFLGLFKKTAILVLALLSISLLLNSCGKKNAVQFEPGTYQAQGEGREGKVDFDVTFSNDKITDINVVSQSETKVIGQKALETMKKRILKAQSVDVDTVSGATMSSQAMLEAVSSAIKQAGANPDDMVVGVDKGETKNINYSADIIVIGAGASGSSAAISAADLGAKVILVEKTSTIGGASNLSWAGKFYNSSVALQKGLKVDEEATIKDWIQNNHWRVNAAAIRQYVTKSKDTYTWLNSKGYKLGFVNFAGEQLHPLPPYDQREGLLRGILHDTVEAKGGLILTNTTAKELITDSEGKVIGAVATDEEGNRIELKASAVIIATGGYAANKEMVKEAFGFEGINGGLGQNVGEGLKMAWAVGAKVPDNFGGQMLHQTLAPATKALKKEFESFKASYPVMLTYLPNFMNVGPDGARFRDEGATLVAVAAANTSAFNGPYHMVIVSQSQLKALESKGMRGIHAPKLPGMPPEFYSDFRDKYKLDTPWTDVQTVFDKMVANGDGYKGNTIEELAFNAGIDKETFLNSYSKYQKAISDGVDREFGKDSRYLEPMGNEGPYYAIVAQINNLGSVGGLLVNTEFKVLNDKRIPIKGLYAVGLESEGVLFNDTYVGNGVGIAYSFTSGRLGGEYCAKEVLDLE